The stretch of DNA ATTACCTTTGAACTAAAATTGttgaaaatatataaagaatGAGTCTAGTGTAATTTCATGCATGAAGGGAAgttgaaaatataattattttcattttgtaaactttttcattcctttttagATGGTATCTCAAGAGCTGGGGCAGCATTATTTAATGAAGCAAGAAATGCAGTGTTTGGGAAGGTAGCTCAAAATTCAATCAGGAGGATTGCCAAGAATGTTTTCCTGCACCTTCACAACCTGGACCTGGCCTTCCATCTGAGCAGGCAAACAGGAGCTCTgtcaaaaaccattgacaggGGCACCAGGGGCATCAGCTTTGTTCTCAGTGCTTTAGTGTTTAACCTGGGCCCCACAATGTTTGAGGTGGCTCTGGTCAGTGGAATTCTGGTAAGTGTGCTTTAGTTGGAATTGTCTCATTTAGGAATAATGCTCTTACCAAATTCTACTAATTATAATAATGATAATTGAATTTACAATGTGAAAGCAGCTACTTCAAAAGAGAGCAAAGCAACCTATAGTGTTCAAATATCTGGTGTTTTAAGTAAGCTTATTTGAAGTGGTTTTCACATTTAAAGCCTCTCTTCAGCCAGTTGCATTTATGTGGAcagtttttaatgtttttcttcagaattgttggaaaaatgaaatcagaaaaGTAAACTGTGCACACAAGTGTCAAATATACCCAGGTGAATAGTGAGgaagcagaataaaaatgttgTGGTTCAGTGTATTCAGAACAGAGGAGGGAGTGATTATTGGCTCTTTCCTGAATACTGATCTGGACTTATCCAGAACTTAAAAGTGAAAATGAGCTTTTGGAAAACAGGCTTCTCCTGGCAGGTTTTAAGCTTAATGCCCTGAAACTTAAACTTCTACAAAATAAATCACACATTCTGTCTTTGAAGTCAGGATCTTTGGGTGTTATTTGGGTGCAAAAATCTGAATCATGGTTATGTATCttggtttaaattaaaaacaagaatCTTGTTCTGTTTATTGGCCTTTTTGGAAAGACTTAATCAAGTTTGAATGGAACAGTGAAATGCCTGTTGGGTTCCATTTTCTAACCAGTGGAAATTGCAGACCAGGCTGGCTGTCAGCCAACCCTCCTTAGGGCTTTTCTCTCCTGATGTGCCCTGAAGTACAGAAAATGCTTCCTAAGTTGTTTTGCAAGgccatttatttcttcttctacAGTCCAGCTTTCtttcaaaatctgaaaaagCATAGAAACAAATACTTATTTGTGAAAACAGCACAAGCATCAGCAGCATTTATATGttttataatttgaaaaataactttGCAGTATTATATACACTAGCTCTTGGTTATTGCCTGCAATCTTTTCATCTAAATCCTtcttgctgctttccttttgAGTTTAAGCCTTTATTTAGCCTTAAGCTGTTCAGAGCAGGGATTGTGTTGGGAGGGACCATCATTTCTTGTCTTAAAATTAGAATAGCCTAGCTGGAGACATCAGTGAAGTTTTGAAAACAATAatgattctttttttattattatttgattTGAAATCTTGCAGTATTACAAATGTGGTGCTGAGTTTGCTTTGGTCACTCTGGGGACCCTGGGAGCCTACGCAGCGTTCACCATAGGAATCACACAGTGGAGGTAAGGCAGGCCCTGCCCTCATCTTCCTCAGCTTGGGATGGTGCCTTCAGTGGCTGCCTGCAATTAAGAATAAGAGATAttaggattaaaaaaataaagtgggAATTTATTAAAGGCCTTCAATGGGTTCACCTTGGGCAGTGCAGAAACCACCAAGGACACACGCAGGATGGATGAtggtcatgagtttttcagacaattataagtttggtccatttacatatcaGGGGTTAATCCTCCAATTCCAGCTTCAGGCAGTGAAGTCGTATTCCCCTGTTGTTGTTATATAGCAAAGGTTTCACATTGTTGTCTCCTTACTCaagagttttgtacctcctcAGTGTTGCtcataggcagctcctctaggcactgactcttgctggtcctcacagcagccaactgactccagctgccaccaatccactcttttatagcactgtTCTTATtggctgcaggtgtggcctgttaacatcaggcctgctcctaatctttagtaattggtccAGCTGCAcctctttaggggataagattacattctataccaccttcatttacccatgcTGTGTCCCCTTACATTCCCCCAGTTTGCTCCCCCACAATTCACTTTTAGAGGCTGAGGCAATAGAGTATCCTTGAATCTCAGGCCTAGAGGAACTGTTTAGTCTGACCAAAATGAGAAGACAGTTAACTGACACTCTATAAGGAATTTAGAGTTATACACTAATGCAGTACAGggtttgaaaaatataaaagctaaaataaaagcATCAGTGATGGATGAagccttcctttcctttcccaggaCAAAGTTTCGGATAGAAATGAACAAAGCTGACAACGATGCCGGTAACGCTGCCATTGACTCGCTCCTGAATTATGAGACTGTGAAGGTAAGGCCAGTCTTTACTACCAGGCTCTTTGTCTTGCTTCTGTCAGCCTTAGGGAAGTGAGTCATAAGATTCATCTTTAAAGGGCTGCATATTTGGAGCAATAGCATATTTTTAAGCAGTATTCATTTGAAGAGGAGTGCGTGGCACTGACAGAGTAGCAGGAAGGTTGTTAGTGGGGGTGGAAAAAATCTCTTTGTTAATAAAGAATGAGAAGTTTCTTTCATGGCTGAATCACCTTGACCATCAATTTCTGCAGAGAGTAAACTTAGTCTTGaagaggaggtttaggttgggtacTGGGggaaggttcttcacccagaggatggtgggcactgagcaggctcccagggaatgggcatggccctggggctgccagggctccaggagTGTTCAGACAGCTCtgtcaggcacagggtgggattattggtgtgtctgtgcaggagctgggctgcatgatccttgtgggttccttccagctcaagatattctgtgattctttccttcagctgttagagaggagctgtgtgtgtgtcactgcaCTCTGTTCATGCTGGATTTTACAGCCACTTTAACACTCCAACATGTTTGTACTGtcacatttcccatttttgttTATATTGTAGTATTTCAATAATGAAAAATACGAAGCCCAACGGTATGATGAGTTCCTGAAGACCTATGAGAGAGCCTCCCTGAAGACTACCTCCACTTTAGCTCTCCTCAACTTTGGCCAGAGTGCCATATTTAGTGTGGGTTTAACAGCCATCATGGTGCTCGCCAGCCAGGGCATTATTGCAGGTAACTCACCTGTCTGTAAGCCTGAAATGAGTCTCTTTTACCTCAGTTCATCCACAACAGAGGTGTTAGTCTTCATTAACAGAGGGTTGATGTGATAGTTCATTTTGAGAGTTTTTGGTTGAGAGTTTTTTGCTTAAGTTTTGTCTATATATTTCTGCTTCTTGGAGTATTATTAATTCCattttatctctctctcaaTGGCTCAATCATACTATGATTTTATCAAAAGCATTATAAAAGTTTAGCGGTTAAAGAAAGATCCCAAGAAAATGTCACTTTAGGAAATTTCTCTTAAAGGTTTTTGAAAGGCACTTCTatagataaaaatatttctgtggacATTGTACAAAGATCCTTTCTTTTtgcccttctcccttcccattTTGGCAAGACTCCATGTATGTATACCCCTGTGCTTTGTCTCCAGTATTTTTGTTACCAATAATTCACTTTCCTTCCATTAAGAAGGAAAGAATTGCTTCCATCTGTTCTGCACTTGTCTAATTTACTACATAAAATAAAGCCTGCTTGATTAGCAAGACAGATTAGCAAGCTTCAAATACAGAATTGGGATGAAGCTCTGCTAAAGCAAGGTGGTTTTAGAGTAAAAATAATGATGCTTTAAAGACTGTTAGCATCCAGAAGTGTTTGAAGGGCAGACCTTTATACCATGTGCTTTCCCTTGCATCTGCTTTGCCCTTTTTAAAGATGCCAGGCCAGGGAAGGGTTACACTGAAGAGATCAGTCAGTAGGTGCAGTTTATAGCTGTTCTTAGCAAGATTTAGAATAGCTTGAAGCAGGATGGTAGACATATGGCTTTAAATCATCTTTCTGGGCCTGTTTCAGCTGAACTGACCTGCCACTTACCTTTAGCTGCTGTGACATCCTGAGCTTTCCCTTGATCAGCCTGTTTGATaagagctgcccagagctgctcagtgtgtttcagcagctctgtggtacATGCAGTGAGAAAGCTCTCTCTTGATCATGACAGAATCTATCATTTGCATTTGTCTGTAATTGTACTTAAGATTGTCTTTCCTGATTTGTGCTTCCATATattatttccttcccttttaaCTTCCTTAGGCCTCTCTGTGGATTTTACAGTCTGATGTTGTATGTGCTGCTTGCCTTATTTGCTAGTGCTATTACATCTTTTTAAAGTGAAATCCACACAAACATTGCCATTCTTCTCAGGCACCCCTATATAAAATCTGAGAATggattctgtggttttgtttgttatttaaaaatctgGGTTTAGAAATGAGATAAAAGAAATTAGGTTTGATGGACTTGATCAATTCTTTTGGTGCATCCTAAAAGGAAAACCCTTCAAGTCTCCTTATTCTCTCACACCCCTTTTGTCTTAAGGCAGCCTTTCTGTTGGAGATCTGGTAATGGTGAATGGATTGCTGTTCCAGCTTTCTCTGCCCCTGAACTTCCTGGGAACAGTGTACAGAGAGACAAGACAAGCACTGATAGATATGAATACCTTGTTTACACTTCTCAGTGTAGATACCAAAATCAAAGTAAGTAGTAACTTATTTCCCTGAAGTATCTGGGCATTTAACAGGGCAATGCCATCATTTTACCATGTTCTCATCTTCCAGGTTTAATTTCTATTCATGAAAGAGTTGTTGTGTGTGAGGTTGCTGTTCTGCCTCTTCTTAAGTGCAGTTACTGCAataagttaattttctttttcttgcagagAAGCAAAAATTGCTTCATGGAAGCTGTGTTTGTATTGAGACTTCTTTATTTAAGTATTCATGCCTCGTGCTTGAATTTTTATTGGTAATTAATGATGCAGAATATATTGCAAAAGAAGTTATGAGGCAGAGTGTTTACAGCAGGAATTTTTACCTCCtttggggaaaaggaggagcaaACCAATGTCACTTGTGCAGCAAATTATGATTATTTTCCACATATCTGAGCTGGAGTGTCTGTTTGTCTTTTTCTGAGGTGGGAAACGGACTGTCGAGCTTGTTGAAGTGTTGGAGATAATTTCTGGGCAGCAGATAAAGTGGAATTCTTCTTTTCATAGGATAAAGAGCTGGCTCCACCCCTGCAGATCACCCCCCAGACTGCTTCCATTGCCTTTGACAATGTGCATTTTGAATACCTGAAGGGGCAGAAAGTCCTTGCTGGAGTGTCCTTTGAAGTCCCTGCAGGAAAGAAAGTGGCCATTGTAGGAGGTAGTGGGTCAGGGTGGGTAAATGGACTAAATATGCCAATCAATGCAGAATTTAGTTTCTTAAATGTGGTGCTgcttgtgtttgctttttgttgtttgtacATCATTGGAGATTGTAAATGGCAACCAGGATGTAACATTAACTTCAATTCTTTTCAATTCCAGGAAAAGCACCATTGTGAGGTTATTATTTCGTTTCTATGAACCTCAGAAAGGAAACATTTATATTGGTGGACAGAACATCCAAGATGTCAGTTTGGAAAGTCTGAGAAAGGCAATAGGAGTTGTGCCTCAGGTATTCCATGTTTCCTTCTCCCCAGACACTCCATTGGAACAGTAATTCTAATAGTGATTCTCAGTGTCTGGCACTGTTCAGTGAAGGCCATTCCTAATGCAGTGGTGTTGCATGGTGACTTTCAAAGGAACTAGACATTTTTCCCCCAGGAAATAATATGTTTTTATATGCATCATCATATAGATCCAATTTCTGAAATGTGTTTAAGCCTCCCCATGAGAAGCTGCCTCCAGCTTTAAGTGATTTAGCTTTATAGTTGATTACCACCCATAATGAGTTAGCAAAGTGGTGAAACTATGCATGACATACATATTTAGGACAAAATATAATAATCCtttttttgggaaaagaaatgtCCCCAAACACTTTTACCTTCAGGCtgtgtaaagaaaaataaaaaccattcTGTGTTGATTCTTTCACGGGCTGGGGACTGTAGCATGCCCTGGTTTTGCAAGGGCCCCATGGTGTGCAGAATTCTAAAGATAGGAAATGCCAAGCCATGGTGAATGGGCTACAAAGACCCTGTTCCACCTTTGGACCCCTGCTTATCTCTCCATTTCTGATCCCCTGTACCCTATAAAAAGGGCTGGTTTAGCCTGGTTCTAGTGGAAGAGCTGTCACTGGAACCCTTCTCAGAAGAATCAATAAAGACATCACTGTGGAACCCCACACagccttctctctctccctgtgtcTGCCTGCCTGGGCACCTAGCAGGCTGAAGGGCTGGAATcacaaagagctgaaatcacaaagagctgaaatcacaaAGAGCTGATATCACTGAAGCTTGCTAAGGTTGCCTgtggctgagagctgcttgGGAACTCAGTCTGTCCCATAAAGGACTGTGCTATCTGgaccctgcagcctgctggggacaccctgaACCCAGCAAGGCTGATTTAGGGGACAGTTCTGAAGCTGATGTTCATAATTTCTTCTTCCCACCAATGCAGGATGCTGTTCTCTTCCACAACACCATCTACTACAACCTGCTCTATGGCAACACAGAGGCCACAGCAGAGGAGGTGTATGCAGTGGCCAAGCTGGCAGGGATCCACGATGCCATCCTGAGGATGCCCAATGGCTACAACACCCAGGTTGGGGAGCGAGGACTCAAACTCTCAGGTGGGCTCCCAGCTTCTTTGTATCCCTTTTGCTGCCTCAAAGTTTCCTTCAGAGTTTAGTCCTCAGGTTTGGTTTTAGTTTATTTAGTTTATaacacagaatcattaaggtggGAGAGGATCTacaagatcaagtccaacctctGGGTAAATCCTACGATGCTCATTAAACTgcatccccaagtgccacatccattCCTTTTTGgaacacttctagggatggtgactccaccactgccctgggcagcctgatGCAATGCATGACCCTTCAGTGAAGAAATCTTTCCTATCATCTAGCCTAAacacctcctgtcccagcctgaggctgttccctctcctcctgtccctgttccctgggagcacagcccaacccctccagctgtcccctcctgtcaggagctgtgcagagcaagAAGGTCCCACCtgagcctctttttctccaggctgagtgAGCCCCttctcagctccctcagctgctcctcataggacttatgttccagacccttccccagctccattcccttctctggacactctccagcCCCTTCATGTCCTTGTAGAGAGGAGCCCAAAATAACTACCTGTAAGGCTGAATATTAATATGAATATGTACATTTTAAGGCAGCTGTAGTCTGCAAGATGTTCAAAGGAATGTGTTTTCAGGGGATACTGTTAAATGAGGTTGTAAGTGAGGCTGGCAGTGCAtttaagtaaaaattatttttctcatgaTCTGTTTGGGTAGTGGACTAGAATTGGGAACTCTGTGTGTTTTGAGGGATGCAGTGGGTGCAGACAGAGGTGCTGCCTGTTGCAGAGACAGTTCTGAGGGggatttctttctctgcagctgctgcagtcaGTCCTGGTGCTTTTGAAAAAGGGGGTCAGAGGGTGCAGGCTGTACCCAGAACGTGAGTGCAGGAGAAAGTGTGCATGCTGCAGAAGGGGATTATGCAGAGAcctaaaagagaaataaagtatGTGAAGCACAGATCTGGGTGAGGGAATAGAAGGTGCTAAATAGGTACTGGCAGAACTGAAGAGAATCGTGCTAACAATGAAAGATTTGTCTTGTGCTGCCTGTCTCCCCACACTTATAATTGCTGGAAAGAGGATTTGACTGACAGTAGGTTTGAAATGTCTTGGTGTTGATAGAAGAATAGAATGGTTTCATTTGGAGGGAATCTTCTAAAATTCATCTAAACCAACCctcctgctgtgagcaggggcaTCTTTCACTAGACCTGGTTGCTCCATGCCTTAACCTTATGttgaggtttagattggattttAGGAGAAATTTCTTCACCCAAAGGTTTGATCAGGGTTCTCAGGGCAGTGGTGGACTCCTCATGCCTGGAGGGATTAAACAGCTgtgtggatgtgacacttggggacatgggtcagTGGTGGCTGGGGGAACAGTTGGGCTCTCCATGGTCTTGTGGGGCCTTTCCAACCTGCATGATTCTGTGTCCCTTTCTGAGTCTGGAGCATTGTGTGGGGGTGTGCTGGAGTTTCCTTCTGACCTCGTGACTCCTGTAACAGAGCCTTTCAGAAAATGGTTCTGCCTTTCCTCCATCCTTCAGTTTGTGCTGCCACTGGGATGGTCATAAGCACCCACCTGCCAGTGCTCCCACAAAGGTGGTGTTGAGAAAGGTAAGGGAATTGTGTTCTTTTACTGCTTTGTTTGtatttaaagaagaaagaatatgTAAAATAcccaggagaaagaaaatggaattcTTTTGAGCTCTAAGCATCTGCCACTGAAAGAACAGCTTCAGTTTCTTATTTTCAACAATTAGGTGAATATTGACAAATACCAGTGGTAAAGAAGCTTCAGGAATGTGTGCAGCCAGGGTACAGGAGTCTCAGGCCAGTGCTCTCAGAACTGGTGTCATTGTGCAAAGGACTGGAGATATCAAATGGAAAGCTCTGAGTTCCTTCAGTGCTCTGTAAAATGCTACTGCTAATTGCAATCTATAGTTCTCTCAATAGTAGATTGGCTCCCTAAATTCTTATAAAGATATGTATTGATTCATTTCAGAATcagtttgtggggttttttttaagttaggTGAGGCTTCCTCAAGGAGAACACAAAGTCCTGCTTTGTTCTGTTACTTTGTGGCAGGAATAGGGTGAGTAAAAGGTGTGTGAATTCAAGTGATTCTCTTTAAAATCCAGGGGTTTATGTGCACAATGGAAAAACAAGATTTTAGCTGCAGTGACAGATTTGCCAATTTAAGTGGTGATGTAGCATTTTGTGCAGTTCTTACTGTTCTCAAGGATTGATTCATCAAGAGTAAAGAGTGAAAAACAAGTTGTTTGGGTTGTTCCAATTAGAACCCACATCAGTGTTGGCTAATAGATGTGtaagaggcagagctgcaaatCCCTGACTCTGTGAATGGAAcaatttctgtgctgctgccctgggtgtgAATGGGGAACAACATTCCCTGAAAATATGGGGGATCTGGGTACTGAAATATGTCTTTCAAACATGGATATTGTCAAGCTGTGAGTTTTGAAGATGCTGTacaagggagggagggaggggaggga from Ammospiza nelsoni isolate bAmmNel1 chromosome 15, bAmmNel1.pri, whole genome shotgun sequence encodes:
- the ABCB7 gene encoding iron-sulfur clusters transporter ABCB7, mitochondrial, whose amino-acid sequence is MAVLGAPRGLAAAASRKRRLLLALALLRPPPAATLACFAGGAVGSGRRGPRAAPGGVQIPPVCRQGSWHSLGGNYSRPLLEHSEILPRWQLMEKRMCWHGHAGGGLHTDPKEGLKEIDAKKIIRAMLSYVWPRDRPDLRARVALSLGFLASAKAMNILVPFMFKFAVDSLNEVSGNMLNLGDAPSTAATLATAVLVGYGISRAGAALFNEARNAVFGKVAQNSIRRIAKNVFLHLHNLDLAFHLSRQTGALSKTIDRGTRGISFVLSALVFNLGPTMFEVALVSGILYYKCGAEFALVTLGTLGAYAAFTIGITQWRTKFRIEMNKADNDAGNAAIDSLLNYETVKYFNNEKYEAQRYDEFLKTYERASLKTTSTLALLNFGQSAIFSVGLTAIMVLASQGIIAGSLSVGDLVMVNGLLFQLSLPLNFLGTVYRETRQALIDMNTLFTLLSVDTKIKDKELAPPLQITPQTASIAFDNVHFEYLKGQKVLAGVSFEVPAGKKVAIVGGSGSGKSTIVRLLFRFYEPQKGNIYIGGQNIQDVSLESLRKAIGVVPQDAVLFHNTIYYNLLYGNTEATAEEVYAVAKLAGIHDAILRMPNGYNTQVGERGLKLSGGEKQRVAIARAMLKEPLIFLYDEATSSLDSITEENILKAMRDMVKHRTSIFIAHRLSTVVDADEIIVLDQGKVAERGRHAELLANPSNLYYEMWHTQSSKVLHSHNQPDWEERASHTSKEEERKKLEEEIINSVKGCGNCSC